The following are encoded together in the Zingiber officinale cultivar Zhangliang chromosome 8A, Zo_v1.1, whole genome shotgun sequence genome:
- the LOC122008796 gene encoding uncharacterized protein LOC122008796 codes for MAVGDAYSAFMATWNKHAPRAAWRLPSLAKLAACGRKRIGAGGEGLLLRLVPCLGNRGNNSSNQNKKKKMKMMMRKVRSEISVEGEDEGVWRKTILMGEKCQPLDFSGAIHYDSAGRQLSTPRTPFRSPAISFAFYEEEGGKREEEVVNWKEL; via the coding sequence ATGGCAGTCGGCGACGCATACTCCGCCTTCATGGCGACGTGGAATAAGCATGCGCCGCGTGCCGCGTGGCGGCTCCCGAGCCTCGCCAAGCTCGCTGCATGCGGCCGGAAGAGGATCGGGGCCGGCGGCGAGGGCTTGCTCCTCCGCCTCGTCCCCTGCCTCGGAAACAGAGGAAATAACAGCAGCAatcagaacaagaagaagaagatgaagatgatgatgagaaaGGTGAGGTCGGAGATATCAGTAGAGGGAGAAGACGAGGGCGTGTGGCGGAAGACGATACTGATGGGGGAGAAGTGCCAACCGCTCGACTTCTCCGGCGCCATCCACTACGACAGCGCCGGGAGGCAGCTGTCCACTCCGCGCACGCCGTTCCGGTCGCCGGCGATTTCTTTCGCCTTCTATGAAGAAGAAGGGGGAAaacgagaagaagaagtagtTAACTGGAAAGAGTTGTAA